In Marisediminicola antarctica, one DNA window encodes the following:
- a CDS encoding YccF domain-containing protein, whose translation MNTLLNIIWLVLSGFWLFLGYMLAALIMFVLIVTIPWGIGAARIGIYALWPFGKRVIDTPTAGVGSMLGNIVWVLLAGWWIALEHIVSGIALCLTIIGIPLGIANLKLVPVALLPLGKEIVDA comes from the coding sequence ATGAATACTCTGCTCAACATCATCTGGCTCGTGCTGTCGGGATTCTGGCTGTTCCTCGGCTACATGCTCGCGGCGCTCATCATGTTCGTGCTCATCGTCACGATTCCGTGGGGGATTGGCGCGGCCCGCATCGGCATCTACGCGCTCTGGCCCTTCGGCAAGCGGGTCATCGACACTCCGACGGCCGGCGTCGGCTCGATGCTCGGCAACATCGTCTGGGTGCTGCTTGCCGGCTGGTGGATCGCGCTCGAGCACATCGTGAGCGGCATCGCGCTGTGCCTGACGATCATCGGCATCCCGCTCGGCATCGCCAACCTCAAGCTCGTGCCGGTGGCGCTGCTGCCCCTGGGCAAGGAGATCGTCGACGCCTGA
- a CDS encoding glutaredoxin family protein: MTDLETADPPHTADPAQRITMFGAEWCGDCRRSKALLDVLGVDYDYIDLLLADDGADRASAISGRTQIPVIVFPDGTHVVEPSDSLLHAKLTQLGRIG; this comes from the coding sequence ATGACTGATCTCGAGACAGCCGACCCCCCGCACACCGCCGACCCCGCCCAGCGCATCACGATGTTCGGTGCCGAGTGGTGCGGTGACTGCCGGCGCTCGAAGGCGTTGCTCGACGTTCTGGGCGTCGACTACGACTACATCGACCTCCTGCTCGCCGATGATGGCGCGGACCGCGCCTCGGCAATCAGTGGTCGCACCCAGATCCCGGTCATCGTTTTCCCGGATGGAACCCACGTGGTTGAGCCCAGCGACTCCCTCTTGCACGCGAAGCTGACGCAGCTCGGCCGCATCGGCTAG
- a CDS encoding NUDIX hydrolase — protein MRRSLETKVGIRGLVPQQLHVFDAPGRDSRGWVLSVAHLLAVRSDALEHVELVPVTDAVALAFDHDKIVQLALTRLREVHREHPDPFGLLGEEFTLLELQRLHDAIDPATPKRDTFRRAMLRALVETGDIRQRTVGKPARLFRHA, from the coding sequence GTGCGCCGCTCGCTCGAAACCAAGGTCGGCATCCGCGGGCTCGTTCCGCAACAGCTGCACGTGTTCGATGCGCCGGGTCGCGACAGCCGCGGCTGGGTGCTCTCGGTCGCGCATCTGCTCGCCGTGCGCAGCGACGCGCTCGAGCACGTCGAACTCGTTCCCGTGACGGATGCCGTCGCACTCGCCTTCGACCACGACAAGATCGTGCAGCTCGCGCTCACCCGCCTGCGGGAGGTGCACCGCGAGCATCCCGACCCCTTCGGCCTGCTCGGCGAAGAGTTCACCCTGCTCGAACTGCAGCGCCTGCACGACGCGATCGATCCGGCCACGCCCAAGCGCGACACCTTCCGGCGCGCCATGCTCCGGGCGCTCGTCGAGACGGGCGACATCCGGCAGCGCACGGTGGGCAAGCCGGCGCGGCTGTTCCGGCACGCGTAG
- a CDS encoding VWA domain-containing protein yields MTDPNYTAMLLVIDRSGSMASIRDDMVGGLTAMLAEQAAEPGLLTVDIVTFDTEIELQCSMADPKTVTVTLDPRGGTALFDAVGQSVTAFGWVLAELPEHARPETVQVVVVTDGVENSSREFGRDAVRALVTQQREQYNWDFVFLGANQDAVFAGQRLGFDADSSMTYAAGAAGVAGMSASMGRYVKDVRSKTKRGFDSVERMQSMSEAPRPARTPRESSPSGSKS; encoded by the coding sequence ATGACTGATCCGAACTACACCGCAATGCTGTTGGTCATTGATCGCAGTGGCTCGATGGCGAGCATCCGCGACGACATGGTCGGCGGCCTCACGGCCATGCTCGCCGAGCAGGCCGCCGAGCCCGGACTACTCACGGTCGACATCGTAACCTTCGACACCGAGATCGAGCTGCAGTGCTCGATGGCGGACCCGAAGACGGTCACCGTCACGCTCGATCCTCGCGGCGGAACGGCGCTGTTCGACGCGGTCGGGCAGTCGGTCACCGCCTTCGGTTGGGTGCTCGCCGAGCTGCCGGAGCATGCTCGTCCGGAGACGGTGCAGGTTGTCGTGGTCACCGATGGCGTCGAGAACTCCAGCCGCGAGTTCGGCCGAGACGCCGTCCGCGCGCTCGTGACCCAGCAGAGGGAGCAGTACAACTGGGACTTCGTGTTCCTCGGAGCCAACCAGGACGCCGTGTTCGCCGGCCAGCGTCTGGGGTTCGATGCCGACAGCTCGATGACCTACGCGGCTGGCGCCGCCGGGGTCGCGGGCATGAGCGCCTCAATGGGCCGCTACGTGAAGGATGTGCGCAGCAAGACCAAGCGCGGCTTCGACTCTGTCGAGCGGATGCAGTCGATGAGCGAAGCTCCGCGTCCCGCGCGTACACCGCGCGAATCGAGCCCGTCCGGGTCGAAGAGCTAG
- a CDS encoding cation transporter, which translates to MEIDDTLKRRLRRTVLIVALLNFGYFFIEVTVALAIGSVSLFADSVDFLEDTAVNLLIFFALSWTLANRARMGKVMAGIILIPALAAAWQAISKFSNPETPDPVALIVTAGGAIVVNLTCSLLLARIRHHGGSMSTAAFLAARNDVVVNVAIIAMGLLTLWVQSGWPDIVLGLVIIVVNVTAAKEVWEAAHEESLAAKVIAGEEL; encoded by the coding sequence GTGGAGATCGACGACACCCTCAAGCGGCGGCTGCGTCGCACCGTGCTCATCGTCGCGCTACTGAACTTCGGCTACTTCTTCATTGAGGTGACCGTCGCGCTCGCGATCGGCTCGGTGTCGCTGTTTGCCGACAGCGTCGATTTTCTCGAAGACACCGCCGTCAATCTGCTGATCTTCTTCGCCCTCAGCTGGACCCTCGCGAACCGCGCACGTATGGGCAAGGTCATGGCGGGCATCATCCTGATCCCCGCGCTCGCCGCGGCCTGGCAGGCGATCTCCAAGTTCTCGAACCCCGAGACGCCCGATCCGGTCGCCCTGATTGTCACGGCAGGCGGCGCGATCGTGGTGAATCTCACCTGCTCTCTGCTGCTTGCCCGCATCCGGCACCACGGTGGGTCGATGTCGACCGCCGCGTTCCTCGCCGCTCGCAACGACGTCGTCGTCAACGTGGCGATCATCGCGATGGGTCTGCTCACCCTGTGGGTGCAGTCCGGCTGGCCCGACATCGTGCTCGGGCTCGTCATCATCGTGGTCAATGTGACGGCCGCGAAAGAGGTTTGGGAGGCCGCGCACGAGGAGAGCCTCGCCGCGAAAGTCATCGCCGGCGAAGAATTGTGA
- a CDS encoding UvrD-helicase domain-containing protein produces MTTSWTPSGWRTFVTRTAVWSAEILGDDLVITYDGSAKRLPLLSLGPARARTGMMSSSVRWGDPPSLTLRGLSRRDARHLRDTVDGERERVLDRIRLAQLIDEFDELAASVRNWARGFFAGAKAHLAGSGWLTREFTAEWQQARPEDKRGTLSVRLQLTEHRAGQAGDILEALDLWSADLAAYVAQWNERFLAREIQVNRRFFDSVERSPLTVEQARAVVCFDNRVQLIASAGSGKTSTMIAKAGYAVRRGIVPAEQILMLAFNSRAAAELRGRVTERLSPLGLASDKIVAQTFHSFGLAVIGQATGRKPSVAPWVEQTGGDTEKLARIVDVLRDADRGFRTEWDLFRLVFGRDLPEFGQEEADPDGWDGANRREGFRTLGGQVVRSQGERLIADWLFYNGVDYIYEGRYEVDTVDASHSQYQPDFFYPTISVYHEHFALDRNGRPPEEFEGYLEGVIWKRATHAENGTTLIETTMADLWEGDAFGYLTDQLTSRGISLDPNPDRPTVGQPPIESERLIATFRSFMVHAKGNQLSDEQLLERVRAGSSDRFRFRHEMFLRLYCAIRQEWERELTRHDCIDFEDMLNLAADHVESGRWRSPFRLVMVDEMQDASYARARLARALVNRPGRYLFAVGDDWQSINRFAGADLSVMTGFEDWFGPGEVLRLERTFRCPQSICDVSSRFIAKNPLQLRKRVVSSTTEYRSSVRAIAAASDNDVPGVISKHLADLNDRIAAGATPPGRGGRVSVFILGRYRHQEGFMPPSSALRKWTHLDVRFSTIHAAKGLEADYVIIPGLTRDKSAFPSRTADDPVLRLAMPTGEPFPHAEERRLFYVALTRARRSVTLVTVRHRESKFLVELVKEQGIRMTLAGGGASRVIHCAGCADGLMVPRSGAYGRFYGCSNFPKCKQTMKEAAAQADPS; encoded by the coding sequence TTGACGACATCGTGGACACCGTCCGGCTGGCGCACGTTCGTGACCCGCACCGCGGTCTGGTCAGCGGAAATCCTCGGCGACGACCTCGTCATCACCTACGACGGATCCGCCAAGCGCCTCCCGCTCCTCAGCCTCGGTCCAGCCCGAGCGCGAACGGGGATGATGTCATCGAGCGTCAGGTGGGGCGACCCGCCGAGCCTCACCCTGCGGGGCCTGTCGCGGCGGGACGCCCGCCACCTTCGGGACACCGTCGACGGCGAGCGCGAGCGTGTTCTCGACCGCATCCGCCTTGCTCAGCTCATCGACGAGTTCGACGAACTCGCCGCATCCGTCCGCAACTGGGCCCGCGGCTTCTTCGCAGGCGCGAAGGCCCATCTCGCGGGATCCGGGTGGCTGACGCGGGAGTTCACGGCAGAGTGGCAGCAGGCGAGACCGGAGGACAAACGCGGCACGCTGTCCGTCAGGCTGCAGCTTACGGAGCACCGCGCCGGGCAGGCCGGCGACATCCTGGAAGCCCTCGACCTCTGGTCGGCTGACCTCGCGGCCTACGTCGCCCAGTGGAACGAGCGATTCCTCGCCAGGGAAATCCAGGTAAACCGCCGATTCTTCGACTCCGTGGAGCGCTCGCCCCTCACCGTCGAGCAGGCGAGAGCGGTCGTCTGCTTCGACAACCGCGTTCAACTGATCGCGTCGGCCGGATCCGGCAAGACCTCGACCATGATCGCGAAAGCCGGATACGCGGTCCGGCGCGGGATTGTGCCCGCGGAGCAGATCCTGATGCTCGCCTTCAACAGCAGGGCTGCGGCCGAGCTGAGGGGGCGCGTGACCGAACGACTCTCACCACTCGGTCTGGCGTCCGACAAAATCGTCGCGCAAACCTTCCACTCGTTCGGCCTCGCCGTCATCGGGCAGGCGACGGGACGAAAGCCGAGCGTCGCTCCGTGGGTCGAGCAGACTGGTGGCGACACCGAGAAGCTCGCGCGAATCGTGGACGTGCTTCGCGATGCCGACCGCGGCTTTCGAACTGAATGGGACCTCTTCCGTCTCGTGTTCGGCCGGGATCTGCCCGAGTTCGGCCAGGAGGAGGCCGATCCGGATGGCTGGGATGGGGCCAATCGGCGCGAGGGATTCCGCACACTCGGAGGCCAAGTCGTTCGCTCCCAGGGCGAGCGCCTGATCGCCGACTGGCTCTTCTACAACGGTGTCGACTACATCTACGAGGGCCGTTACGAGGTGGACACGGTCGACGCGTCGCACAGCCAGTACCAGCCCGACTTCTTCTACCCGACGATCTCGGTGTATCACGAGCACTTCGCACTCGACCGAAATGGGCGACCACCCGAGGAATTCGAGGGGTATCTCGAAGGGGTCATCTGGAAGCGAGCCACGCACGCAGAGAACGGCACCACCCTGATCGAGACGACAATGGCGGATCTGTGGGAGGGCGACGCCTTCGGCTACCTGACTGATCAGTTGACCTCGCGGGGCATCTCACTCGATCCGAACCCCGACCGTCCCACGGTGGGGCAGCCCCCAATTGAGAGCGAACGGCTCATCGCCACATTCCGTTCCTTCATGGTGCACGCTAAGGGCAATCAGCTCAGCGACGAGCAACTGCTCGAGCGGGTTCGAGCGGGGAGCAGCGACCGGTTTCGCTTTCGCCACGAGATGTTTCTGCGGCTCTACTGCGCAATCAGGCAGGAGTGGGAACGCGAGCTCACCCGTCACGACTGCATCGACTTCGAGGACATGCTCAACCTCGCCGCCGACCATGTTGAGTCCGGTCGCTGGCGGAGTCCGTTCCGGCTGGTCATGGTCGATGAGATGCAGGATGCGAGCTACGCGCGAGCACGGCTGGCTCGGGCGCTCGTCAATCGACCCGGGCGCTACCTGTTTGCCGTGGGTGACGATTGGCAGAGCATCAACCGCTTCGCCGGCGCGGATCTCTCGGTCATGACGGGCTTTGAGGACTGGTTCGGCCCGGGTGAGGTGCTGCGCTTGGAGCGCACGTTTCGTTGCCCCCAGTCAATCTGCGACGTGTCCAGCCGGTTTATTGCGAAGAATCCCCTTCAGCTGCGTAAGCGGGTCGTCTCTTCGACCACTGAGTACCGGTCGAGCGTGCGCGCGATCGCCGCTGCCAGCGATAACGACGTGCCCGGAGTGATCAGCAAGCACCTCGCCGACCTCAATGATCGCATTGCCGCAGGTGCCACGCCACCCGGGCGAGGCGGGCGGGTGTCCGTCTTCATCCTCGGCAGATACCGGCATCAGGAGGGGTTCATGCCGCCCTCCTCAGCGCTGAGGAAGTGGACCCACCTAGACGTTAGATTCTCGACCATTCACGCGGCGAAGGGCCTCGAGGCCGACTACGTCATCATCCCCGGACTCACGAGAGACAAGTCCGCATTTCCAAGTCGAACCGCGGACGACCCCGTGCTGCGGCTGGCCATGCCCACCGGCGAGCCCTTCCCCCATGCCGAAGAGCGGCGCCTTTTCTATGTGGCGCTCACGCGAGCACGTCGGTCGGTCACTCTCGTCACGGTTCGCCACCGCGAATCGAAGTTCTTGGTCGAGTTAGTCAAGGAACAGGGCATCCGGATGACGTTGGCTGGAGGCGGTGCGTCGAGGGTCATTCACTGCGCTGGGTGCGCGGACGGACTAATGGTGCCGCGGTCGGGCGCGTACGGGAGATTCTATGGATGCTCGAACTTCCCGAAGTGCAAGCAGACGATGAAGGAAGCGGCGGCTCAAGCCGATCCGTCCTGA
- a CDS encoding plasmid pRiA4b ORF-3 family protein, whose protein sequence is MTELPEPPETTLRYLVRADLVGANPPTWRRLTLPGDLTLDRVHDALQIAFEWTNSHLHRFSPTEDRYSDGPVRIVTQFDLDEGDEGVLETEVRLDQFVELAGDNFYYTYDLGDDWEHKVVVESVDPLDAGDHGIRCLEGRRTAPPEDVGGIHWYQHLRAVAADLRHPEHHDLREYFAWLPPESEPDLDAVNRGLNRLAGAATTLDWLRGQSTPLSTLVRALGKEAQLFTAGFVTDAALTEPIEITEAAATQATAVFRTVLRHVRGGIRLTSAGYLPPPSVVALMQELDPEQRWIGTANREIQTAPLLQLRETMTGLGLLRKYRGELLVTRQGERLVDSPVELWNYLAARLPAEKSDRERDVGLLLLLLVAAGEGRLGQRLEASLDLMASMIGVQFTGGSPYLPASMSVVRDTRYVLEWAGSGKLMARSSTYQALASPDASLLARAALAGPPSE, encoded by the coding sequence ATGACTGAGCTGCCCGAACCACCAGAGACGACACTGCGATACCTCGTGCGCGCAGATCTGGTCGGCGCGAACCCTCCGACCTGGAGACGGCTGACGCTCCCCGGCGATCTGACCCTCGACCGAGTGCACGACGCCCTGCAGATTGCGTTCGAATGGACGAACTCGCACCTGCACCGCTTCTCCCCGACGGAGGACCGCTACTCCGATGGCCCGGTCCGCATCGTCACACAGTTCGACCTCGATGAGGGCGACGAGGGCGTGCTCGAGACCGAGGTGCGCCTCGACCAGTTTGTCGAGCTGGCCGGCGACAACTTCTATTACACCTACGACCTCGGGGACGATTGGGAGCACAAGGTCGTCGTCGAGTCGGTCGATCCGCTGGATGCGGGCGACCACGGCATCCGATGCCTCGAGGGACGCCGCACCGCTCCCCCGGAAGACGTCGGCGGCATCCACTGGTACCAACACCTGCGGGCAGTGGCTGCGGATCTCCGGCATCCGGAACACCACGACCTTCGCGAGTACTTTGCCTGGTTGCCGCCGGAGTCCGAGCCGGATCTGGATGCCGTGAATCGGGGTCTCAACCGGCTCGCGGGCGCCGCGACGACGCTCGACTGGCTGCGAGGTCAGTCGACTCCGCTCTCGACGCTGGTCCGCGCGCTCGGCAAGGAAGCCCAGCTCTTCACCGCGGGGTTCGTGACGGATGCCGCGCTGACCGAACCGATCGAGATAACCGAGGCCGCGGCCACCCAGGCGACCGCGGTGTTCCGCACCGTCCTGCGTCACGTGCGCGGCGGCATCCGGCTCACCTCAGCGGGGTACCTGCCTCCCCCCTCGGTCGTCGCGCTGATGCAGGAGCTCGACCCTGAACAGCGCTGGATCGGGACCGCCAATCGCGAAATACAGACGGCGCCGCTGCTGCAACTTCGCGAGACGATGACCGGCTTGGGACTGCTGCGCAAGTATCGGGGAGAACTCCTCGTGACGAGACAGGGCGAACGACTGGTCGACTCGCCCGTTGAGTTGTGGAATTATCTCGCTGCGCGATTGCCTGCCGAGAAGTCCGACCGCGAGCGCGATGTCGGGTTGCTTTTGTTGCTGCTCGTCGCGGCTGGCGAGGGCCGGCTCGGGCAGCGGCTTGAAGCCTCGCTCGATCTGATGGCGTCGATGATCGGTGTGCAGTTCACCGGCGGGAGCCCGTATCTACCCGCGTCGATGAGTGTCGTGCGGGACACGAGGTACGTGCTCGAGTGGGCCGGGAGCGGGAAACTCATGGCGCGCAGCAGCACGTATCAGGCGCTCGCCTCGCCCGATGCGAGCCTGCTCGCGCGGGCAGCGCTGGCGGGCCCGCCGTCCGAGTAG
- a CDS encoding HAD family hydrolase, with amino-acid sequence MPATLPSLTGFSAVLFDLDGVLTPTADIHMHAWRTMFSELFVEKGIAEKYTDDDYYSHLDGKQRMDGVASMLASRGIDLPVGSPDDAGTVDTVSGVGNRKNDVFARVLEQDGIAPYPGSLALVESLQAAGMPMGVVSSSKNAVWVLTAANLLEPFPVIVDGVVAVEEGLGSKPAPDMFLHAARAMNVDPAATAVFEDAISGVAAAHAGAFALVVGVDRGVGEQALLDAGADIVIDDLAVFIEDSK; translated from the coding sequence GTGCCTGCCACTCTGCCCAGCCTTACCGGGTTCAGCGCTGTTCTCTTCGACCTCGACGGCGTGCTCACACCGACCGCCGACATCCACATGCACGCCTGGCGCACTATGTTCTCCGAGCTCTTCGTCGAGAAGGGCATAGCCGAAAAGTACACGGATGACGACTATTACAGCCACCTCGACGGCAAGCAGCGCATGGACGGCGTGGCGAGCATGCTCGCCTCGCGCGGCATCGACCTGCCCGTCGGCTCGCCCGACGACGCCGGCACCGTCGACACCGTGAGCGGGGTCGGCAATCGCAAGAACGACGTGTTCGCGCGCGTTCTCGAGCAGGACGGCATCGCGCCATACCCGGGATCGCTCGCCCTGGTCGAAAGCCTGCAGGCGGCCGGGATGCCCATGGGCGTGGTCTCCAGCTCGAAGAACGCGGTCTGGGTGCTCACCGCCGCGAACCTCCTCGAACCGTTTCCCGTGATCGTCGATGGCGTCGTCGCGGTAGAAGAGGGGCTCGGCAGCAAGCCGGCGCCCGACATGTTTTTGCACGCCGCTCGCGCCATGAACGTCGACCCGGCCGCAACCGCCGTGTTCGAAGACGCGATCTCCGGCGTTGCCGCCGCCCACGCCGGAGCCTTCGCGCTCGTGGTCGGTGTTGACCGCGGTGTGGGCGAGCAAGCCCTTCTCGACGCCGGAGCCGACATCGTCATCGACGATCTCGCCGTATTCATTGAGGACTCGAAATGA
- a CDS encoding HNH endonuclease family protein has protein sequence MPKPTDSARLKRAGAPAAAVKRWFTPTLSTWIVGAVVALLLVVGVAFGGVGGALIMAGAVAFFTASYALVTGRRSWASIPTRKIAATALVGSFIITFSGAIALEPATPEPASAEVALPSATPKPTPKPTPKPTPTPTPSPASLFTDEAPADPSTVSPPASDASVVAPNTTTTDTTALVLLATIPIKGRSPKTGYERTGKFGSAWLDVDRNGCDTRNDILARDLTAIGKSGPCKVMTGNLVSPFTAEAIAFVRGQDTSWLVQIDHVVALSNAWQTGAAQLTQAQRITFANDPMNLLAVDGRSNAQKGDGDTATWLPSNKAFRCSYVARQVSVKATYGLWVTQAERDAMARVLGSCTGEPAVTSSFTPVPVVVVAPPAPAPAPAPSGCDPNYGGGCVPIASDVDCVGGSGNGPAYVAGPVTVIGTDVYDLDRDGDGIAC, from the coding sequence GTGCCGAAGCCCACAGATTCCGCACGACTGAAGCGGGCCGGCGCACCAGCCGCGGCGGTGAAACGATGGTTCACGCCGACGCTGAGCACCTGGATCGTGGGAGCGGTTGTCGCCCTGCTCCTTGTGGTCGGAGTGGCATTCGGCGGAGTCGGCGGGGCGCTCATCATGGCGGGAGCGGTCGCATTCTTCACCGCCAGCTACGCCCTCGTCACCGGGCGGCGGTCCTGGGCATCCATCCCGACACGCAAGATCGCGGCGACCGCGCTCGTCGGCAGCTTCATCATCACCTTTTCCGGCGCCATCGCGCTGGAGCCGGCCACACCCGAACCGGCGTCGGCCGAGGTCGCGCTGCCCAGCGCGACCCCGAAGCCGACCCCGAAGCCGACCCCAAAGCCCACGCCGACCCCAACGCCCTCGCCCGCCTCCCTCTTCACCGACGAAGCACCCGCGGACCCGTCGACGGTGTCGCCACCAGCATCCGACGCCTCGGTCGTCGCGCCCAACACGACGACCACCGACACCACCGCGCTCGTGCTGCTCGCGACCATCCCGATCAAGGGCAGGTCGCCGAAGACCGGGTACGAGCGCACCGGCAAGTTCGGCAGCGCCTGGCTCGACGTCGACCGGAACGGATGCGATACGCGCAACGATATTCTCGCCCGCGACCTCACTGCGATCGGCAAGTCCGGGCCATGCAAGGTGATGACGGGCAACCTCGTCTCGCCGTTCACCGCCGAGGCGATCGCCTTCGTGCGCGGTCAGGACACCTCGTGGCTCGTGCAGATCGACCACGTCGTCGCTTTATCGAACGCCTGGCAGACCGGCGCGGCGCAGCTGACGCAGGCGCAGCGGATCACGTTCGCGAACGATCCGATGAACCTCCTCGCCGTCGATGGTCGGTCGAACGCCCAGAAGGGCGACGGCGACACCGCGACCTGGTTGCCGTCGAACAAGGCGTTCCGCTGCAGCTATGTCGCCCGGCAGGTGTCGGTGAAGGCGACCTACGGACTCTGGGTGACGCAGGCCGAACGGGATGCCATGGCGCGCGTGCTCGGCAGCTGCACGGGCGAGCCGGCGGTCACGTCGTCGTTCACACCGGTGCCGGTTGTGGTTGTCGCGCCACCGGCGCCGGCACCTGCACCCGCTCCCTCGGGGTGTGACCCGAACTACGGCGGCGGATGCGTGCCGATCGCCAGTGACGTCGACTGCGTCGGCGGAAGTGGCAACGGGCCCGCTTACGTGGCCGGCCCGGTCACTGTCATCGGCACCGATGTCTACGACCTCGATCGCGATGGGGACGGGATCGCCTGCTGA